In Agromyces sp. G08B096, a genomic segment contains:
- a CDS encoding alpha/beta hydrolase yields the protein MAVDAQPRRGRRAPVLAERWTRIDGVRVFYRESPEPPDAPAMMHVHGFGLSGRYLLPTAEQLHTEFHTLVPDLPGFGRSGRARGGLDVRDLADAAARFLDDRGIDRVTLVGNSMGCPVICEFAHHHGDRLERAVLVSPAGGLHNQPLTRAMLQLARDGGREPGSLIGVAAPDYLRFGVASTARMFRSLTRYPSLERLLELDVPALVVIGDRDPLMPSRERIEEVLQRIDSAVLVVTVGGAAHAINFSHPRELAHLIRSFTADRPIADDPSAPGSAHVIEIHRGKRHPRARES from the coding sequence ATGGCCGTCGACGCGCAGCCGCGACGGGGGCGCCGGGCACCGGTGCTCGCGGAGCGATGGACCAGGATCGACGGCGTCCGCGTGTTCTACCGCGAGTCGCCGGAGCCGCCGGACGCGCCGGCGATGATGCACGTGCACGGGTTCGGGCTCTCGGGGCGGTATCTGCTGCCGACGGCGGAGCAGCTGCACACCGAGTTCCACACCCTCGTACCCGACCTGCCCGGGTTCGGCCGGAGCGGCCGGGCGCGCGGCGGGCTCGACGTCCGTGATCTGGCTGACGCGGCGGCGCGCTTCCTCGACGACCGGGGCATCGACCGGGTCACCCTGGTCGGCAATTCGATGGGATGCCCCGTCATCTGCGAGTTCGCGCATCACCACGGCGACCGCCTGGAGCGGGCGGTGCTGGTCTCGCCGGCAGGCGGCCTGCACAACCAACCGCTGACGCGGGCCATGCTGCAGCTCGCGCGCGACGGCGGGCGGGAGCCCGGGTCGCTCATCGGCGTGGCCGCGCCCGACTATCTGCGGTTCGGCGTGGCCAGCACCGCCCGGATGTTCCGGTCGCTGACGAGGTACCCGTCGCTCGAGCGTCTGCTGGAGCTGGACGTGCCGGCCCTCGTCGTCATCGGGGATCGCGATCCGCTCATGCCATCGCGGGAGCGCATCGAGGAGGTGCTGCAGCGGATCGACAGCGCCGTGCTGGTCGTCACCGTCGGGGGAGCGGCGCACGCGATCAACTTCAGCCATCCTCGGGAGCTCGCGCACCTGATCCGGTCGTTCACGGCCGACCGGCCGATCGCCGACGATCCGTCGGCGCCGGGGAGTGCGCACGTGATCGAGATCCACCGCGGGAAGCGCCATCCGCGCGCTCGGGAGAGCTGA
- the pyk gene encoding pyruvate kinase has translation MRRAKIVATLGPATSSYEQIRAIIDAGVDVARMNLSHGSYDVHEGVYQNVRKAANDSGRAIAVLVDLQGPKIRLGKFEGGPYDLAEGDIFKITTEDVVGTKELVGTTFKGLPQDVKPGDFLLIDDGKVRVEVLETDGVVVTTKVIVAGPVSNNKGINLPGVAVNVPALSEKDEADLRWGLELGADLIALSFVRNAADITRVHEIMDEVGRRVPVVAKIEKPQAVDHLEEIIEAFDAIMVARGDLGVELPLEAVPIVQKQAVEIARRLAKPVIVATQMLESMIHSPVPTRAETSDVANAVLDGTDAVMLSGETSVGEYPVVTVKTMARIVESTEQHGLERVPKLGTKPRTQSGAITAAAVDIGDFVDAKYLCVFTESGESVRRMSRLRSRIPILAFTPDQAIRRRMSLFWGVESFVVDRVTHTDQMVGQVDEVLKKSGRAVDGDTVVIISGSPPGIPGTTNDVRVHKVGEVL, from the coding sequence GCCGGCGACGTCGAGCTATGAGCAGATCCGCGCGATCATCGACGCGGGCGTGGACGTGGCGAGGATGAATCTCAGCCACGGCAGCTACGACGTGCACGAGGGCGTCTACCAGAACGTCCGGAAGGCCGCGAACGACTCCGGCCGCGCGATCGCCGTCCTCGTCGACCTGCAGGGGCCGAAGATCCGCCTCGGGAAGTTCGAGGGCGGCCCGTACGACCTCGCCGAGGGCGACATCTTCAAGATCACGACCGAAGACGTCGTCGGCACCAAGGAGCTCGTCGGCACGACGTTCAAGGGCCTTCCGCAGGACGTCAAGCCCGGCGACTTCCTCCTCATCGACGACGGCAAGGTCCGCGTCGAGGTCCTCGAGACCGACGGCGTCGTCGTCACCACCAAGGTGATCGTCGCCGGTCCGGTGTCGAACAACAAGGGCATCAACCTCCCGGGCGTGGCCGTGAACGTGCCGGCGCTCTCCGAGAAGGACGAGGCCGACCTCCGCTGGGGCCTCGAGCTCGGTGCGGACCTCATCGCGCTCTCCTTCGTGCGCAACGCCGCCGACATCACCCGTGTGCACGAGATCATGGACGAGGTCGGCCGTCGAGTGCCGGTCGTGGCGAAGATCGAGAAGCCGCAGGCCGTCGACCACCTCGAGGAGATCATCGAGGCGTTCGACGCGATCATGGTCGCCCGTGGCGACCTTGGCGTCGAGCTTCCGCTCGAGGCCGTGCCGATCGTGCAGAAGCAGGCCGTCGAGATCGCGCGTCGCCTCGCGAAGCCGGTCATCGTCGCCACGCAGATGCTCGAGTCGATGATCCACAGCCCGGTGCCCACGCGCGCAGAGACCTCGGATGTCGCGAACGCCGTGCTCGACGGCACCGACGCGGTCATGCTCTCCGGCGAGACGAGCGTGGGGGAGTACCCGGTCGTCACCGTGAAGACGATGGCCCGCATCGTCGAGTCGACCGAGCAGCACGGCCTGGAGCGCGTGCCGAAGCTCGGCACGAAGCCCCGCACCCAGTCGGGTGCGATCACCGCCGCCGCGGTCGACATCGGCGACTTCGTCGACGCGAAGTACCTCTGCGTCTTCACGGAGTCGGGCGAGTCGGTCCGCCGGATGTCGCGGCTGCGGTCGCGAATCCCGATCCTCGCGTTCACGCCCGACCAGGCCATCCGCCGCCGGATGTCGCTGTTCTGGGGCGTCGAGTCGTTCGTCGTCGACCGCGTCACCCACACCGATCAGATGGTCGGCCAGGTCGACGAGGTCCTGAAGAAGTCGGGCCGCGCCGTCGACGGCGACACCGTGGTCATCATCTCCGGGTCGCCTCCCGGCATCCCGGGCACCACGAACGACGTGCGCGTGCACAAGGTCGGCGAGGTGCTCTGA